A window of Papaver somniferum cultivar HN1 unplaced genomic scaffold, ASM357369v1 unplaced-scaffold_1784, whole genome shotgun sequence genomic DNA:
TGATGTCGAAGAGTTAAACCAGTTTCAGGATCGATAACTTTCAACTCTGCGTTCCTTACAACCGTTCCACAAGAGCCAGATTTTGACGGGAACGGTTGCTTTGCAAATACAAGTGACATTGCTAAAACTGGCCCTGCCTCTGTCATTCCATAACCCTGTTTTATAACCTCAAAATAATTAATCATGAATTCATACTTCATGTTCCTGACAaaatattggtttttaaattttaCCTGTCCAAAAATTGCTTGAGGAACTCTTCTCTTAAGAGCATCTTGTAATTCCTTGCCAAGTGGTGCTGCCCCTGATAAAACTGCACGAATGGAGCTCAGATCGAAGTTCTCGACCAACGGATTCTTAGCTAAGGCGAGGACTAATGGTGGAACAACTGGGGTAACCGAAACTCGGTAACGTTGTATCAATTCCAGTAATGAATTAATATCAAATTTCTCCATTAAAAGCACCGCTGCCCCAGCTCTAAGGGAACAGAGCAAAACAGAGTGTAACGAATAAATATGAAACAATGGAAGAACACATAACACTACGTCATCTGATTTCAAATACAAATTTGGGTTCTCTCCATCAACTTGTTGAGCAACACTTGATATCAAACTTTTATGTGTTAAGATTACGCCTTTCGGTAATCCGGTTGTTCCCGATGAGTACGGTAGAACAACAGTGCTTTCAGGTTCAATTGAAACCGACGGGATTTCTTTTTCATCCGCATCTGAAATGACCGAAAAATGTATGCAGTTTTCTGGCGGATCATCGATTGTAACAACTATGAAATCTTCTCCAATTTTAGGAGCATTTTCTGCAGAGTCTCGGAGTTTGTCTACGTACTGAGACTGCGTAATTATGAGTTTTGTTTTAGAGGAGTTGAATTGTTTGAAAATCTCTGCTTGAGTGTAAAATGGATTTGCAGTAGTTGACACCGCGCCAAGCATTGATGCTCCTAAAAACGAGAAGATGAACTCGGGACAGTTTTGGAGTAGTAGCATGATCACATCACCTTTCTTTATACCTAGCTTAGATAATCCAACAGCAGTTTTCTGGCAGATGAGATGAGTTTCAGAATAACTGTAAATTCTTCCATTAGAGCCTGTGATCAGACAAGGCTTTTCAGAAAACTCTGATATGTTTTCAAAACAATACGTGTGGAGTGGAATTTGATTGGAGATGGGAATGTCTGGGAGTTTCGATCGGTAAACGAAGGTTTCTGTAGTCGTACTTTCGATCACGTTTGGAGTGGAGGTCATCTGCTGGTGGGTTTCAGCAGAAGCGACTGAAATCATGTTTGTTAAATTTCTTTATATTGTCTGAAAAAAATAATGGAATCAACCAGCAGGTACCAAAATACAAAAGAGGAACTTGAAAAGGGGAAACAAACCCAGATACAAAATTTTGCTCAGAGAAAAACGAAGATATAAAGATGTATTCAGTAACTCTGGCTAGCTTTTGGGGGAAAGAAAGAGACAAAGGAAACAGTTGGGTTGGGGGTAATAAGTAAAAAAAGAACGGTGAGTGAGAGCATCAGACTGATAAGTAAAGAGAGAGTGATTAAGAGAAAGGGGGATGGAAACAGCTGGTAAGTAGAGTTAGACGGGGAGCAGCAAGCAGTGTTTCATAAATACTCCATAGAAACTATTggaaagcaacaaaaaaaaaagaaaagggtaGTTTGAGATGTAGGTAGGATGAGGGGTGTTTGCAGAAGCACGTAATGTACTCAACATTCACAGAAAACTAACAACAAAAATATACATATGGAGAGAGATATACCTTCCCTAGCTACCAATTGCATCAAGACGTACTCAACCCACTACCTACCTAATTTTTATTACTATCTTTAACTCAATCTATAATATTGTTGACTGCTTGGTAATTCCATGGATGTTAAGGAATGTTGTCCATGAGTAGCACATTGCAAATAATTGAGGTCGACAACGGTAGGAGAGAAAAGAAATTATAATGTAGTTGGACATGTAGCTGGATGTAATTTGCTAACCGACAAGGTACGGAAGTATTGTGGACAATTGAGGGACATCTTCCGAATGGCATTTTGTAGCGTTGTAATCAGCAGATTGGGAAGTGGTGCTTGTGGACATAATAGGTATTGGGTGGAAGGTGGCTAGTTGTAATCACAAATGCCCaactcaaaacaaaattactcgTTACTGCCAAGAATGCACCTAAGAGATGATAGTTCTTAAAAAAATCACTTCTGTAATGAAACCAATGTTGTGAAAACCGGCCCGGCTGGTCAGCCCAGTATATCCGTGATCCAGTCATTTTTCTGGGCTGGTCTGTTAGTGATCCAGCAAACTTACAGAAAACCGCCTTCTTTACGAAGAATCAGGTAACCCGGTCGGATTGACCCGTGATCCGCCGAATTAATACGACCCGGTGAGCCGGTTAAACCACTGGTTGACCCAATTAATTCTGACCCGGTAAATTTTCCGGTTCAACCTCCGGGCCCGTTTTTAGAACATTGAATGAAACATGTATTGTTTATTTCAAATTCGAGTGTCCTCTCTCTTGAACTATATATGGCTTTATATAGCTTTGTGCTCATGCAAatattaattttcttaattaatagACTCATGCATGCATCGCGCATGAATGTTTTGTTACATTTACTAGTATAAAATAATTTAATTcatttaaaaa
This region includes:
- the LOC113337745 gene encoding 4-coumarate--CoA ligase 2-like; translated protein: MISVASAETHQQMTSTPNVIESTTTETFVYRSKLPDIPISNQIPLHTYCFENISEFSEKPCLITGSNGRIYSYSETHLICQKTAVGLSKLGIKKGDVIMLLLQNCPEFIFSFLGASMLGAVSTTANPFYTQAEIFKQFNSSKTKLIITQSQYVDKLRDSAENAPKIGEDFIVVTIDDPPENCIHFSVISDADEKEIPSVSIEPESTVVLPYSSGTTGLPKGVILTHKSLISSVAQQVDGENPNLYLKSDDVVLCVLPLFHIYSLHSVLLCSLRAGAAVLLMEKFDINSLLELIQRYRVSVTPVVPPLVLALAKNPLVENFDLSSIRAVLSGAAPLGKELQDALKRRVPQAIFGQGYGMTEAGPVLAMSLVFAKQPFPSKSGSCGTVVRNAELKVIDPETGLTLRHHRPGEICVRGPQIMKGYLNDVDATSSTIDVEGWLHTGDIGYVDDDDEIFIVDRVKELIKFKGFQVPPAELEALLISHPSIADAAVVSQKDDVAGEIPVAFIVRSNGFELTEVAVKEYISKQVVFYKRLHKVFFIHAIPKSPSGKILRKDLRAKLATSSTSA